The Ruminococcaceae bacterium KH2T8 genomic sequence TCAGCTTTAAGAACACCGGGAAATGTGATTATAAAAAGCATTTAAAACCGGTTCTCGTATACTTTGCAATGTCTTGTACGACTACTATCTATCTTAATATGGATAAATCTATGCTGGGTTTTATGACAACTGAAACTGATGTAGGATACTATGGTGCGTCGATCAAGATAAAGACAATCCTTGTAGCACTGGTAACATCTCTTGGAGCGGTGCTGCTACCTAGAGCTTCCTATTACGTTGAACACAAGTTATATGATGAATTTATACGTATTAATGGCAAAGCTCTGTATTTTGTATTTGTAGCTGCTGTTCCACTTACAGTGTTCTTTATTATCTTTTCCCGAGAAAGCATACTTTTTGTTGCTGGTGAAGATTTTGCAAATTCCATACTGCCCATGGCGATCATGATGCCGACATTGTTGTTTATCGGTATCACCAATATACTTGGAATACAGGTGCTAGTTCCCCTAGGTAAGGAGAAGTATGTTCTTTATTCTGAGATTGCAGGCGCAATAACAGATCTTATCATAAATGCGATTCTTATTCCCCAATATAGAGCTACCGGAGCTGCTATCGGCACTGTAATTGCTGAATTTGTTGTGCTGGTAGTGCAGTGGTATCTGATTGCCGGTATGAAAAAAGAGATTCCGATACTACACTTCTTCAAGAAAATCAAATACCTGAACGTTATAGTAGCGGTAGTAATAGCAGCACCAGTATCATTGTGGACTAAATATGTTAATGTTCTTTTATGGGAGGAGAACGTGCTGGTGCACAGTTTTATCCTTTTAGCTTTGGCAGGTATCACATTCTTCGGAATCTATTATGTGATCATGATGATCATGAAGGACAAGATGATGATCGAAATCACAGATACTGTATTGGGTAAGCTCAAAAAGAAAAAGGCAGCAGCATGATCAGTATCGTAGTCCCTGTATATAACATAGAGAATTATCTAAGACCTTGTCTGGATAGTGTGGTGAATCAGACCTATAAGGATCTGGATATCATCCTTGTTGATGACGGTTCAACCGATAAGAGCGGAGAGATTTGTGACGAGTATGCTGCCAATGACAGCAGGATACGAGTTTTTCATATTCCAAATGGCGGTGTTTCAGGAGCCAGAAACTATGGTATAGATCAGGCGTTCCAAAAAAGAAGCGATTATATCAGTTTCATAGACAGTGACGACTGGATAGATCTTGATATGTGTGAGTTTCTCTTGGATCTTATTCGGAAGAACCATGCTGATGTTGCAAGCTGTAGCATCTATAGGGAGTTCCCTAATAATCCCACTATCTATAACCTTAAAGATGAGATCTATACCGGAGATAATGCTGCATGTGCTGTTGTCGACGGCGGGATAACCGATTCGTGTTGTGATAAGTTATGGAGCCTCA encodes the following:
- a CDS encoding Membrane protein involved in the export of O-antigen and teichoic acid; the encoded protein is MGAQKSIKKNFVLNALLTISGIIFPFISSPYVLRVLGPEGMGKVDFACSNLSYFSLLAQLGIPTYGVKACAKVRDNKLELARTVKELLMINLVVTLISYAFFVPSLFLIPQFANEKLLYIIVSSTLLFNTIGMEYLYKGLEQYGYITTRSIVFKFIAFGALFLLVKAETDYEIYGAISIFAASASGILNFFHSRRIISFKNTGKCDYKKHLKPVLVYFAMSCTTTIYLNMDKSMLGFMTTETDVGYYGASIKIKTILVALVTSLGAVLLPRASYYVEHKLYDEFIRINGKALYFVFVAAVPLTVFFIIFSRESILFVAGEDFANSILPMAIMMPTLLFIGITNILGIQVLVPLGKEKYVLYSEIAGAITDLIINAILIPQYRATGAAIGTVIAEFVVLVVQWYLIAGMKKEIPILHFFKKIKYLNVIVAVVIAAPVSLWTKYVNVLLWEENVLVHSFILLALAGITFFGIYYVIMMIMKDKMMIEITDTVLGKLKKKKAAA